Genomic segment of Thauera sp. K11:
CTAGCCAACGCCTCCGCGATCGTCTGGGTCTTACGATACGCAGTCAAAGCCCCAAGTCCGTCGCCCTGCACCGCAAGCACATCGCCGACCCTGTCATGACTCAACGACAGGTCGCGTTGCCATTGGGTGTTGCCCGGATCTCGCCCTGTCAGCGTCCTGGCGATTTCCAGACCCTCGCGATACGCCACCAGCGCCCCCTCACCGTCGCCCTGCGCCACCAGCACGTCGCCGATCTTGTTGTGGCTCACCAACTGGTCGCGTTGCCACTCGGTGTTGGCCGGCTCTAACTCGGTCAAACGTCGTACTAGAGAATCGCCCGCCACGTATTCCCGCTGGGCATCGGCTATCGAAGAGTAGATGTGCGCCCGATTGCCCTGTTCGATGTGAAACCAGAATGCTGCGTGCAGCGCTTGAGGCCAGTCCGGCTCGACATCGAGGATCTCGGCATACAGTGCCCTGCTTTCGACATACGCCCCTTTCGTTCCATACAGTTCGGCGGTGCGCAGTAGCGGCTCAAGTTCGCTGCGGTTACGCTCACGGACGGCTGCGGCACGAGTGCGCACCGACTGAAGGATGGATGTCTTCTGTGCCGCCATGTAGGCGATCGCCTCATCGACGCCTTGCTCGGCGAGGATTCGGCTCAGTTCCCGGAAAACACTGGTCGAATCGCCCCGCGCCTCGATTTCTGCAAACGAAGTGGCGAGTTCATCGACCCGCATCCGCCACATGGCGTGGGCAGCGTCGGCTGCCTCGCGCCGCTTCTGCCGTTCGCGCCAGTCGCTGGCCGTTTCGGCTTCGGCCAACTCCTGGCGATGGGTTTCTTCGATGGTCGTGAGCAGATGGGCGCGGATTTTCTCTGCATCCACGACGGCGGCTTGTTGCACGGTGGTCGTCAGGTGTTGGGTCGCCCACCAGCCACCCCCACTCAGCATCAGCAGCCCAATCAAGACGGCGACGACGGCCTTCCACAGCCTGTGCTGCCGGATCTCGTCCGTGCGACGCAGTTTAGCGAGTTCGTCGCGCAGCTTGAGGATGATGTTCTCGAGCGCGGTGTCGTCGGTGGCCGTGTGGCGCAGGTGGTTCTCACGAACGAGCCAGTCGAGATAGGCCTGCTGAAGCTTGCGCCGTTCGGCCTGCCAGTTCTGGACGGCAGCTGGCTCGAGACCTGCTGCATTCTCAGGAAGATCAAGTTCCGAGGTGGCATGGTCGCGCGAGCAATGGTCGCCGATGAGGACGACCCAGGTCTTCTTCCCTTTTCTATGGGCATGAAGCAGCTCGAACTGGGTGTACGAAACTCGACCGAACTCGGGATCAGCGTCGGGCGGCTCAGCGCCATACGCGTCGCCCACAAGCTGGATCATCCCCTCACAGCCATCGATCTGCTCGCGCAGCCATTGGCGCAACTCGCCATAGCCGGTCGGAAAATCATCCTGCGATACCGGGTCGTAGCCGAGCGTGCGGACCGTGCGGGCCACCCTCTGCCGTGCGCTGCGCAGCTCCACGCTGACCGCAGATAGAAAGACCCGGGGCCGACTCATGGACATCCCCCATCGATCATGAGCGTTTCGAAAGTTGAGTCACGGAGTGCAGGCATTGCCTTGCGCACCTCACCAACTCACGACGAAAGCATAGTGCCATCAGATCGCCCACGGGGAACCGGGGACGATGATCGCGACGTCGACACCGATCGTCTCAGGAAGGAGGGCCCTGAGTGCGACCGGCAGGATATGCGCGACGACAGCCAATGCGAATTTATACGTGCTGTTGCATCGCTTCGATCCGTCATTGAACGCTTGACGTTTCCTGCGGGCGTCTAGCAGGGTGTTGAAAATTGAACCGACACCTTCGGTTTCCAGCTTGGCTGGGAAAAATCGACGCTGAAGAACCCGGGCGTGGTTTGGCATGAAGCACTTTCCAGCCGTTTTTCGAGCCGATTCCGCTACCGCAATTCAGCAGCGCTCCCGTCGCTGCAAAGACGTTGTTTCCTATCCCATGCCGCACTTCGAATGGCGCGCGAGCGCCAACGAATTACGACGCCAACAAATTGCCCAATCGCGTCAGGTTGTACGCGGCGAAATTGAGCAGCGCATGCGCGCGAATCTTGTCCAGGCCGCGTGCCATCAAACGGCGCAGCGTGCCGATGTCCTTCACCCAGCCGAAGGCTTCCTCGATC
This window contains:
- a CDS encoding tetratricopeptide repeat protein, whose amino-acid sequence is MSMSRPRVFLSAVSVELRSARQRVARTVRTLGYDPVSQDDFPTGYGELRQWLREQIDGCEGMIQLVGDAYGAEPPDADPEFGRVSYTQFELLHAHRKGKKTWVVLIGDHCSRDHATSELDLPENAAGLEPAAVQNWQAERRKLQQAYLDWLVRENHLRHTATDDTALENIILKLRDELAKLRRTDEIRQHRLWKAVVAVLIGLLMLSGGGWWATQHLTTTVQQAAVVDAEKIRAHLLTTIEETHRQELAEAETASDWRERQKRREAADAAHAMWRMRVDELATSFAEIEARGDSTSVFRELSRILAEQGVDEAIAYMAAQKTSILQSVRTRAAAVRERNRSELEPLLRTAELYGTKGAYVESRALYAEILDVEPDWPQALHAAFWFHIEQGNRAHIYSSIADAQREYVAGDSLVRRLTELEPANTEWQRDQLVSHNKIGDVLVAQGDGEGALVAYREGLEIARTLTGRDPGNTQWQRDLSLSHDRVGDVLAVQGDGLGALTAYRKTQTIAEALARRDPGNTKLQRDVAASYTSIGDVLVAQGNRVEALAAFRRSLLIAETLAESEPTNTRRQHDVAANHQRIGDVLLAQGDRANGLAAYRKARAIAERLAERDPTNTEWKHALAVSYQRIGDVLVVQGDSGGALAEYRKALAIGQGLIDHDLANTKWQQDVAASHARVGDVLVAQGDKGDALASYRMALAISEALARRDPANLGWQHALAISHQKIGDVLVAQGDSGGALASYQMALVIAEAQARGEPANMEWHRALAASHQRIGDVQVMRCDRAGALAAFRKSLEIAEALTGVDPANMQWKRDTAVLHQRTGDVLMAQGDGAQALAAFQKSLEIHEAIATRDPANTQWQVDVAVACGKLSNHKALPVAERRELLLRGREILQELNREGRLHPNQDHVAMFDAALATLPLP